A stretch of Oryza brachyantha chromosome 4, ObraRS2, whole genome shotgun sequence DNA encodes these proteins:
- the LOC102710686 gene encoding 2,3-dimethylmalate lyase-like: MAARSPYFVPKSEGVRAGESPAAALRRILASPGAHQAPCCFDALGARLVQRAGFPICFMGGFCVSAARLGLPDVGLISYGEMVEQGRLITEAVSVPVIGDGDNGYGNAMNIKRTVKGYTNAGFAGIMLEDQVAPKACGHTEGRKVISREDAVMHIKAAVDARKESGSDIVIIARTDSRQAVSLDEALWRVQAFADAGADVLFIDALASVEEMKAFCAVSPKVPKMANMLEGGGKTPILSPAELKEIGFSLVVYPLSLIGVSMRAMEDALIAIKNGGVPPPSILPSFEEIKDTLGFNRYYKEEKQYVVQQAQSPPNGIVLRLKITEKSGAQKINEGIPAGILEKMSKVIPGLAGVNFTEILQGADQSQKGKVLLDREDASGDRIQVSIE; this comes from the exons atGGCCGCGCGGAGCCCCTACTTCGTCCCCAAGAGCGAGGGGGTCCGCGCCGGGgagtcgccggccgcggcgctcCGCCGGATCCTCGCGTCGCCGGGGGCGCACCAGGCGCCCTGCTGCTTCGACGCGCTCGGCGCCCGCCTCGTCCAGCGCGCGGGGTTCCCGATCTGCTTCATGGGAG GTTTCTGTGTTTCTGCCGCCCGACTTGGTTTGCCAGATGTTGGTCTCATCTCATATGGGGAGATGGTAGAACAAGGGCGTCTGATCACTGAAGCAGTGTCAGTACCAGTGATTGGGGATGGAGATAATGGCTATGGAAATGCTATGAACATTAAGAGAACTGTGAAAGGGTATACCAATGCTGGTTTTGCTGGAATTATGCTTGAAGATCAG GTGGCGCCAAAAGCATGTGGACATACTGAAGGAAGGAAAGTTATCTCAAGGGAGGATGCAGTCATGCACATAAAGGCTGCCGTAGATGCTAGGAAGGAGAGTGGTTCTGACATTGTTATAATTGCAAGGACAGACTCTCGTCAAGCTGTCTCTCTTGATGAAGCATTATGGAGAGTACAAGCTTTTGCTGATGCTGGAGCAGATGTTCTGTTCATTGATGCCCTTGCTTCAGTAGAAGAGATGAAAGCCTTTTGTGCAGTTTCACCTAAAGTACCAAAGATG GCAAACATGTTAGAAGGTGGAGGTAAAACTCCCATATTGAGCCCTGCTGAACTTAAGGAGATTGGTTTTAGCCTTGTAGTCTACCCATTGTCCCTAATTGGGGTATCGATGCGTGCAATGGAG GATGCTCTGATCGCAATAAAAAATGGTGGTGTACCCCCACCCAGTATCTTGCCATCTTTTGAGGAGATCAAAGATACTCTTGGTTTTAATCGCTATTACAAAGAGGAAAAACAATATGTTGTCCAGCAAGCCCAGTCACCCCCAAATGGTATAGTACTTCGATTAAAGATCACAGAAAAAAGTGGAGCGCAAAAGATAAATGAAGGGATACCT GCTGGAATCTTAGAAAAGATGTCAAAGGTTATTCCAG GCTTGGCTGGCGTCAATTTCACGGAAATACTTCAAGGTGCAGATCAGTCCCAGAAAGGAAAAGTGCTGCTTGATCGTGAGGATGCAAGTGGCGACAGGATCCAGGTGTCCATCGAGTGA
- the LOC102715299 gene encoding uncharacterized protein LOC102715299 has product MACRALALLVPGPLLRRAAAAASPPPAARGAARRRGARRHIRCCPGGGDPGQPPQEAVLEAISKVARSKGRVALTTNMVLGGTVTDDASDEWLVLDQKVNSYPTARGFTAIGTGGDDFVQSMVVAVESVLQEPIPKGQVSHKLSSRGKYVSVKIGPIRVVSSEQVQAVYRAMRRDNRMKYFL; this is encoded by the exons ATGGCGTGCCGGGCCCTCGCGCTCCTCGTCCCGggccccctcctccgccgcgccgccgcggcggcgtcgccgccaccggcggcgcggggcgcggcgcgccgccgggggGCCCGCCGCCACATCCGGTGCTGCCCCGGCGGTGGGGACCCCGGACAGCCCCCGCAGGAGGCCGTGCTCGAGGCCATCTCCA AGGTAGCCAGGTCTAAAGGAAGGGTTGCACTCACAACAAATATGGTCCTTGGTGGTACCGTGACAGATGATGCAAGTGATGAATGGCTTGTTCTGGATCAGAAG GTAAATTCATACCCTACAGCTAGAGGATTTACAGCAATTGGTACTGGAGGTGATGATTTTGTCCAGTCAATGGTCGTTGCAGTTGAATCTGTTCTTCAAGAACCCATTCCCAAG GGCCAAGTGTCTCATAAATTGTCCTCTAGGGGAAAATATGTCTCTGTAAAAATTGGACCAATTCGTGTTGTTTCCAGTGAGCAG GTCCAAGCCGTGTATCGAGCCATGAGAAGAGATAACAGGATGAAGTATTTCTTATGA
- the LOC121054280 gene encoding uncharacterized protein LOC121054280, whose translation MPLPASSMDQEQGERELQLLLPAAAAAAAAARVLRGGDAAVAGMMVMAAGGAVDNSAALDLDLSMSIGPRRPQPVPSSSPPAASEGGTGRRGAAVSAAVRQQQQQVAAAVGVGVGVDVRAVKQQTAEQMRQASAHRAYAERVREMARLELELAEKEFARARMIWERAREEVERVERMKEIAARRLGSAASAAALEITCHACMQRFHP comes from the coding sequence ATGCCATTGCCAGCTTCCTCCATGGATCAGGAGCAAGGCGAGAGGGAGCTCCAGCTGCTGCTcccggcggctgcggcggcggcggcggcggcgcgtgtcctgcgcggcggcgacgcggcggtggcggggatGATGGTGATGGCCGCGGGCGGTGCGGTGGACAACAGCGCGGCGCTGGACCTCGACCTGTCGATGAGCATTGGGCCGAGGAGGCCGCAGCcggtgccgtcgtcgtcgcccccggcggcgagcgagggTGGTACTGGTAGGAGGGGAGCTGCTGTGTCGGCCGCGgtgaggcagcagcagcagcaggtggcggcggcggtgggggtgggggtgggggtggacGTGCGCGCGGTGAAGCAGCAGACGGCGGAGCAGATGCGGCAGGCGTCGGCGCACCGGGCGTACGCGGAGCGGGTGAGGGAGATGGCGAggctggagctggagctcgCCGAGAAGGAGTTCGCGCGCGCCAGGATGATCTGGGAGCGCGCCCGCGAGGAGGTGGAGCGCGTCGAGCGGATGAAGGAgatcgccgcccgccggctcggctccgccgcctccgccgccgcgctggagATCACCTGCCACGCCTGCATGCAGCGCTTCCACCCCTAG